The Triticum aestivum cultivar Chinese Spring chromosome 3A, IWGSC CS RefSeq v2.1, whole genome shotgun sequence genome includes a region encoding these proteins:
- the LOC123057747 gene encoding uncharacterized protein — MEQGAGKKLGKTKASKCEVSAPPRSEVSALELPGAPTGSGVAALQLPGAPPPPTQPEVDTTRRLHGDVPPSQATALQLAGAPAQPPQAEVSPRRLAIVPGPAHVPPQADASWLRSLLEALRLRFPGPVVARIFEAFEGAWASVHGWWSGPPLAVAAPELKKKKKKKSKKNKKPVLPAVRRHKAFLFTKTKNDDRQTKKDDRQTKKDDLQTKKDDLHTKKDDRQTKKDVPVIVDGETVPAEIVEGYKRYCRIATSSPATTTVCHLCIFEVELHPNGIVRTTDMIAHCYKHKSVAVWCGRFGCAAKVPPGRDLRWHTHICHDLPADWWLP, encoded by the exons ATGGAGCAGGGCGCCGGGAAGAAGCTCGGAAAGACGAAGGCGTCCAAGTGCGAGGTGTCCGCACCTCCTCGGAGCGAGGTTTCCGCTCTGGAGCTCCCTGGCGCGCCGACTGGGTCCGGGGTGGCCGCGCTGCAGCTCCCGGGCGCGCCACCACCACCGACCCAGCCCGAGGTCGACACGACTCGGCGGCTCCATGGAGACGTTCCGCCATCTCAGGCGACCGCGTTGCAGCTCGCAGGCGCGCCAGCCCAGCCGCCTCAGGCCGAGGTGTCTCCTCGCCGGCTTGCGATCGTCCCCGGCCCCGCTCACGTGCCGCCTCAGGCCGACGCGTCCTGGCTCAGGAGCTTGCTGGAGGCCCTCCGACTCCGGTTTCCGGGGCCGGTTGTGGCGAGGATCTTCGAGGCCTTCGAGGGCGCGTGGGCGTCCGTGCACGGGTGGTGGAGCGGGCCGCCGCTCGCTGTCGCTGCGccggagttgaagaagaagaagaagaagaagagcaagaagaacaagaagcctgTCCTCCCCGCTGTACGGCGTCATAAGGCATTCTTGTTCACGAAGACGAAGAACGATGATCGGCAGACGAAGAAGGATGATCGGCAGACGAAGAAGGATGATCTGCAGACGAAGAAGGATGATCTGCACACGAAGAAGGATGATCGGCAGACGAAGAAGGATGTGCCAGTG ATTGTCGATGGAGAGACCGTCCCCGCTGAGATTGTGGAGGGATATAAGAGATACTGCAGAATAGCTACATCCTCTCCGGCGACGACAACAGTGTGCCACCTTTGCATTTTTGAGGTGGAGCTTCACCCAAATGGGATTGTTCGCACCACTGAT ATGATCGCGCATTGCTACAAGCATAAGTCAGTAGCTGTTTGGTGTGGCAGGTTTGGCTGTGCTGCTAAGGTTCCTCCAGGCCGCGACCTACGCTGGCACACCCATATTTGCCACGACCTGCCGGCTGATTGGTGGCTACCATAG
- the LOC123057746 gene encoding putative F-box protein At4g22660, which yields MESCSIVARIMGLQGLAMYRHKLCSLVFRSLPRLLLGFPPSSIRKFFRDQHVHVALSETKMAATLPELPQDILMVIFAALEIPDLVRAGSVCSSWHSAYAELRTLGKYKKGQTPCLVYTSESDPDDILSLYSLAEKRSYKLTLPQPAIRSRYLIGSSHGWLVTVDERSEMHLLNPITCEQIALPSVATIEHLKPIFDEHGDVCKYEMSSHTGLCSSRNPTIFALAELRDRLQWKAFVFPDTSTGSYIVVLIHNPQAQLSFAKAGDDKWTWLPSHLLFEDCTYKDGILYAVNTMGEIHAFDLSGPVVTVKTIIRVPEHYDCDSRYIVQAPWGSLLLVFRIVHDHDLEYEYWKTTETKICEIDALWNKIELTNCLCDHVLFLGHNLSLCLSADEYPALKANHSYFTDDNFLWTMGHKNNHRDMGILNLDDSSREELVPQLWSNCPAPMWIIPDLTKMWRWAQ from the coding sequence ATGGAGAGCTGTAGCATAGTAGCCAGGATAATGGGATTGCAAGGCCTAGCTATGTACCGGCACAAGTTGTGTTCTCTAGTCTTCAGATCTTTGCCCAGGCTGCTGCTAGGCTTCCCTCCCAGCTCAATCAGGAAATTCTTCAGAGACCAACATGTTCATGTGGCACTGTCAGAGACCAAGATGGCGGCCACATTGCCGGAGCTGCCGCAGGACATCCTGATGGTTATCTTTGCCGCTCTCGAGATCCCCGATCTCGTGCGCGCTGGCTCCGTCTGTTCATCCTGGCACTCCGCATACGCCGAGCTACGCACCCTTGGGAAGTACAAGAAGGGTCAGACGCCTTGCCTGGTTTACACCTCTGAATCTGATCCTGATGATATTTTGTCCCTCTACAGCCTCGCCGAGAAGAGATCCTACAAGTTAACTCTGCCGCAGCCAGCTATCCGCAGCAGGTATTTGATTGGGTCCTCACATGGCTGGCTCGTTACTGTCGACGAGAGGTCTGAGATGCACCTTCTGAATCCAATCACCTGTGAACAGATTGCTCTCCCTTCAGTGGCTACCATTGAGCATTTGAAGCCCATatttgatgagcatggtgatgtctgCAAGTATGAGATGTCATCGCACACTGGACTGTGCAGTAGCCGTAATCCAACCATCTTTGCTCTTGCCGAGCTGAGGGATAGACTCCAGTGGAAGGCATTTGTATTTCCTGATACATCCACAGGAAGCTACATTGTGGTGCTCATCCACAATCCACAAGCTCAGCTCTCATTTGCAAAGGCAGGGGATGATAAGTGGACCTGGTTACCGTCTCATTTGCTTTTCGAGGACTGCACTTACAAGGATGGCATATTGTATGCAGTCAATACAATGGGAGAAATCCACGCGTTCGATCTTAGTGGCCCTGTGGTCACTGTAAAGACGATTATAAGGGTACCTGAGCATTATGATTGTGATAGCAGGTATATCGTTCAAGCTCCATGGGGCAGTCTGCTACTTGTGTTTAGAATAGTTCATGACCATGATTTAGAATATGAGTACTGGAAGACTACAGAAACTAAAATATGTGAGATTGATGCTCTGTGGAATAAAATTGAGCTAACCAATTGCTTGTGTGACCATGTGTTATTTCTTGGTCATAACCTATCACTATGCCTCAGTGCTGATGAGTATCCTGCTCTCAAGGCAAATCATTCCTATTTTACCGATGATAATTTTCTATGGACAATGGGCCATAAGAATAATCATCGTGATATGGGAATTCTTAACTTGGATGATAGCAGCAGGGAGGAACTTGTGCCTCAGCTTTGGTCCAACTGTCCGGCTCCAATGTGGATTATTCCTGATCTTACAAAGATGTGGCGATGGGCTCAATGA